The Pungitius pungitius chromosome 10, fPunPun2.1, whole genome shotgun sequence DNA window ACGACGTCGAGTGTGGCGCATACTCAATCACACTAGTGTTTGATTAtagtatttgttcatttcttaaGCACTTTCTCGTGGCACCTAGGAGATATGAACCCAAATCAAAAAGTGTGGCCATAGTTTCAATAGTTATACCCTTTTGCCATGTGAAGATTCATGGTGGCTACATAGAACAACAATTCAAAAATGTTCTTTGGTACTGAGTTACTCACAATAAATGTGATCAGTAGTGGATATTTAGAGTTGCAGTATGATTACAGTATTGTGTATTTAGTACAATTTGAGCATATGTGAGCTTCTAACAGTGAACAATTAGCGCTTGGCTTAATAGTGATCATTTGAGAAAAGCGGAATGTCCAAGCAACACCTCTTGGTCCCTCTTTCTGTCCAGGGAAGTAAAAATCTATCAGCACTGATGAGTTCATGCTCCTTCAAATATATCAGTTCCAATTGCGTTTATTGTGAGCTGCAGTACTGCTATTGTGCTATTCTCTAGTCCATGTGGTGCAAAGAACCAATTCACTTTTGAGCAATGGGTGACCCCGGGGTTGTGTATATTGATGACTGTATTTTGTTGCTTAATAGAATTGTGTCTAATTAATTAGCTTTTAATTGGTTGAACTCTGTACATGCAAATGCAGCACAATGTAGAACAATCATTGCTTTAAACCGCACACTGAGGttgatttaatgaaatgtgGGAAAtgcgtttgttgtgtgtgtttatttcggTTTGGTGGGGTCAAATTCACTTCTTCCCAACATACTCAAGGATTAGATTATCAGCAGCAAAAAGGTTTTAGTTAAACAAAGAGAGCATAGAATTGTAAGAATCTCTGTCTATCTCTGCATTTCTATTAATTACCTGGCGTATTTTAAACAAAATCTTTGTGCTACAGATTAACCTGATTCCTTCCTTTGTTTTGTAATCTATTATGGAAAACTTTAGAATCATTTCTATTGCAAAGCCCTTGTTGCTCTCTTGCCTGCGGGTCAATTCTTTCAAGACTGTCCCTTTTCTTTGTCACCACGTGCTTATTGTCTCACTGTGGTTCAAAGTTGTCTTCAATGACGTCTCTCATTCAGAGCTTCTGCCATTTACTCAAATTACACAAAAGAACAACCACAGTCTTGCTCCTTTACAACATGCAAATGGAGTTAATTGCATATTTGATTTGTAAATCATAATTTATTTTGCGATGTTTAACTTCATATTATTCTAGTGTTGAATATTAGCTGCAACACTGAAACCAATGACACCAAAACAATAGTTAATATGAAATTAATGTGGGTCAAGTAAGATACTAGTTTGCTTTAACTATGTGAAAGATCCGATTAAAACTATGAAAATGCACAAATAGACTTGTGATAAAGTCGCACTCTTATGTCTTTTGattgtttatttataaaatattcaaACCTTTAAAACTAGACTTTTAAAATCCGATTCAGTATTTCAGCTCCAATGCAGCGCACCGACGTGCCGCCTTAGCTCTTAGAAGTCATTGTTTGCCAGTGGGCGAACCAATCTTCCAGACAGCTCTTTCCTTGTAAAAGTTCCCCTTTATGGCTTCACTACCGCACTTGAGTAACTTTATTACAGTATAGCTGAAAGATTTCTATTTCATATTGACCTCAGATTGCTTCAGTTGTCTCATTTCACCTTTTGTGTGGCCCGTGTTGGAGAAGTGACCTTCTTTGAGGCTTGCAGTCGATACCGCAGAGCGCTCCAGAAGGCTTTGACGGAGGGAGTTACAGGCGAGCGTCCTTTTTCCCCTTTCCATCGGGGGGTTTTCAACCAATGTTTTCCGCATGAAATCTTGAATCACATTAATGTTTGGGAATCAGCCACAGCTTTCCAtgtgaatgcaaaaaaaaaaggatttcgcTTTACTTTATCAGTTTTGCTCATTTaccatcttattttttttcatcataaaCAAATGCTTAAACATTGGTGTGCAGCAACCGTTGCATCTGCAGTAGTAGCTGCAGCTACTCTGGACATCTTGGCAATAATGCTGCCGGTTGTGTACACAGTCTTATGTGTCATGATCTTCACTGTGAAcaagaagactttttttttttacaatgtgatTTCATTTCCGTCTCAACCGGGTTTACATGGCTGTAAAGTCTAATAGTTGGGAGGTGTAATCACAGTTGTGAATCGGACCAGTGAACAAGATAATCTGTTAATTTGGTGCTCAGCCTGTAGCTTTATAAATCAGGTGACTGCTGCTGGCGCCATTAAACCGCTGCTTCACAGTGGGGGTCAAAATGTGctaaatttatttaaaatccaGAAAAAATCAACAATTTctattggatttctttttttatttttcattgaccgacctgtgtgtcttttgttgaaTTGTGTGTTAGTGAGCAGCTTTTGGTCAATGTGCCTTCATATAACCACGTCCCAATCTGCCTCGATTCTCACTCCAAGAGTGTAAGTGATCTTCCGAGAGGCAGAACGGCAAAAAGTCTCATGGGCTCGCGAACGCTGCTTCTACCCCAAAGTGACTCTATGTTTCACCAAGTGCTTGAATTCAACAACTGTGTTCTTTTAATGAACAAGCGATCTGAGTATCAATCAGCAGTATGAACACTATGAAGTCTCCCACAGCTGCGTTCACAGTTTTATTCCAGTGTACAAGTTCTTCTTGTGAGTGGAGAGCTGTTAGTTTAGCATGTTTGGATTTACACTTAAAGTAGTAGTAATGGAAGATGTAGCCTCGGGGGCTGTTTGGCCTGAAAAGTCATGGTTTAATTAGCATCACTTAGACAGAGGAATCACAGCGCCCAGCATCTCTTAACTTGAGGATTTACTGTATCGCAGGgtagaaaatgagaaaaacacgTTCCACTCAAGCCAATAGTGTATCATTAACTCGGCACAGAAACGGGGGACTTGACAATATCCAGGGTGTGTAACAAAGAATAAATGATGATATCAAATTGAAGATTGTAACCTTGCAAGCTGGTCACCGGATGAGTTGTGTGTTCTGCATACCAAAAGCGTGTGCCATCAAACATAAGTGATCCTTTGTGCACTTGTCTTCCCTTTGGAAGGAGCAGCTTCACTTGCACACATATGTGTTGAAAAGATGAATCGTCCATCTAAGTCACACCCGGGCCACTGCAGCTCTTAACGCACATTCTTTCACATTCAGGTTTggataattattatattatgtggACTCATTTTCACAGCTTCCATGCTGATTTTAATCAAGGAGCGTGCCAACATCAACTCCAGCACACACTCCGTGTAGCCTGCTCCCAAACTCACTACTGTCATTCTTATTATCACTCTGAATACCGAAACATTTACAATGTACGCTCTCATGCACTTTATAAAGACAGATTACTTTAACACAAAGGTAATATCCAGTGGCCATTTGTACAGTTCAATTATGCAATGATCAATTATGAAATGAGTGGAAACTTTTACATCTTCTTGTTACATTTCATATTAATTATTCAAACCATCAACAGCGTTGTGGCAGCTTAACAGTTTTATTCATCCTCTTACCGCCACTATTAAAATAATGTGCTGCTTGGTTGTTTATAGTTTTAGGCAAATGAGGCAAAGCAGGCTTTATTATCACTTGTATATGTACAAGTCACTAAATGGTAAATTTACTCAGactacaaataaaacaagtatTTCACTGAGGCATTTTATTCTTCTTCATTTCTATATGCTATTATTAGGAAATCCATTATCTGCAAATTCACTGCAAATTCACTTataacaaagtgtttttgaattattttcagACAGTTAATTATAGATGTGCTTTGagaaaagcagttttttttggTTGAGTACTACTTCAGTAGTATAGTaggaaaataacatttacaatttaatgtATGAAATCAGCAAGCGTGTTTGAGGTTTAATTGCCTCAATGAATCTAGAAGGCAACTTGGATGCAGAGTATTTGGTGATAAGAGTTAACATCTGTTGTGATAACTTGTTGAGACTTAGTTACTTGGGATTCTGGTCACTACTCCAGGTTTTAATAGTTTTATCTGAAAATATATACGCTTACAGCTCAGCAATCCAGCCTGttattaatacaaaaatatcATTGTGCCTACATTTATGAGATTATCGAGGTAAAGAAGACAGCGGCTTTCTGATAATTCTCATCACGTTACTGTTGTCGTCATGCCTGAACTGCTGTGCACGGCCATATGTATAGATTTGGTCACCACATTATAAAACACCCGGTTAGGGAACATGTCAGAAGTACTAGTAACTTCTACTATCTCGTCAGGCTGAACAATCACAATCAGATGTCTGAACACTGCTCCAAGGAACTattgcttatatatatatatatatatttggcaAGAATGTTTTCAAACGACCAGATGAATTTATACGCTTATTTTTTGTCTTCACCGACTTGCCTGCGAGTTTGCACGAGCATTTCTGCAGTTCTAGTGTATTTCTCAGGGTATGTTGCATTTATCCAATCACCTTCGCCTGTGAAGAAATCTGTTCTTATGCCCATATAACACCCATTTGTGTTTAATGGTAACTGTTCTGTGaataatttgaaaatgtatcaaTATTTTTGAACAAAAACATCAGGTTTATTTTCAGATtgtttacaaaatacaaaaaaacacataacagattattttatttatagcgGTATTTAATGAATATCATCAAagattttttaatcattatcagaTTATTTCTAATAATATactaattaatgaatacatcttTCTCATTGTCAAAAATGACTGCATAGATGGTACCATGTTATATCTATACTATGTTTGATCTTATCTTTAATCTTAGATTGAATCTGATTGATCCAATATGATTAGGTTTGgttattatcaaaataatcctTCATTGATGCCTTTAAGGTGTGGCATTTTTTTTAGCAAACTAAAGTTGCCATGGATACAGTGGATAACCACCATGACATCAGACAAATATTTGCGGCCTACGTTCACTCTTTTTAtattatagaatatatatattgtgccACGGTTAGTGGTGTTTCAGACATATGGGAATGCTGCTTTGAATGAATAACCCGTGTTTACTGAATTCAAGTGATTACAGCTCTGTCGCAATGGACTGTCTAACTCACtttgaaacaggaagttgtcTCCCTGACTGGCAGGTCATCTACAATAAACAGCCATTTTCAGTGCATGCCTGCACAACAATTTTACGCCTTTTGTGCTTGGATAAGTACAGAATCCACTTTGATAGTGTGGAAACATGCTGCCATGGATGGTCCGACTGTGGAAGACAGTGAGTGAGGGAGGCATATCTTTTCTAAATGAGCGGTTAAATGGCACCCTGCCGTCTACAGATCGGAATGCCACATGCAGCCCTGAATTGACTTTAAATACTCTTAACTTGATATGTGAGATGAATGAGACTCTAGCTGTACCGATTACCATTTCACATTGTATCGGAATGTTTTGCTCCACCCCTACTTAGAATATCTTCAGTAAATGTTAATACGAACAtgagcttgtttttatttataaaccTAATTGCTGTCTGTCTGTAATATTTGCACGCTTGTCATGTAGAGTGGTCTCTGTGTGCAGAATAAAAGCAAAAGCTCCCATAATTATGTTTATGTACGCCGATGGAAATCCCAGGGTTGTAATTATCAGTAATTATAAATACTTTTCAACATGTCTACGGCCTCAGCTGGAACCATTGTTTGGTGTGAAGTGCAGAGTTTGTGCAGCCTAATTATGACATTGTACATGACTAAATGGACAAGTCTTCTTTAGGCCTGCAGAACACTGCCAGTGTATAATCACGCGCAAGTCTGACTTTAAAGAGCTCATTACAGTTAGTTTTCTAAAGAGCGGCTTATTAAACACAGTTACCTAATAAGCATCTTTGGTGGTGCAAATTGGTAAAAATGGTAATGGATCTGATTAGGCCACGTTTCAATTACGACAGCTTTcacttccctccccctctccctcaacCCTCCCACCTTCCCCTCCCCCAAATCAAAAGCAAAGAAGCAAAGTCCAGCTCTTTATGCTTGGGAATCCTCCTGGAAGGcattttgctctctctctctctctctctctctctttctctcgctctcccccTGTGTCTCACatacactcacaaacacacagaaagaggaaaagaaaaccgCTCTGCCACCTCTGTGCTTCCTTTCAGCAGCACAGTAATGAATAGAGAATTGTGCGAGCGGCGGTCCAATTTACGCACTGGGAAATTGGATGGACAGAGTGGAGGCCCACTCTTGTTTGCTTAAAAAACGTTCTAGGCTACCAGATTAATAGTTCCCAAAAAGGTCAGCATCTCTGTTCCAGCGCTGATGATAACTGAACCAGAAATTAAACACCACGGCGTAGCATAACAGTATGGAATCACATGGCCGGTGCATTTTCcccgtttcttttttcttcaaaatgagtGAGACAATGTAATGCATTTGTTTAAACCAAACATGCGTTTTACTCTTAAATTCAGCAGGGCGATCGTTCAGAAATGAGTCAACCTCGAAGACACATGTAACTAGAAATATTTGATAGATGCCAAGAAATTGCATCCCATAGCATCATCGTCCCTAAGATCGGAGCCAGAGGATTATTCAGACAAACACAGTGGTCCAACAAAGGCTGTACTTGTTGATCGGTGTAATTTGAGCTGCAGCCCCGAGGCTCTGAAAACATTCCGCTAATGGAGCGCTCTGTAATTATACCAtttcaaagaaagacaaagggacctgtagatgttttatttgaatttccAGGCAGGTGGAGTACAACCGTTTTACTGGAATGCCAAAGTACAAGATCATTATGCTAATGCCTGCTTGTGTGCGCACAGGGGAGCATTGTGTCTttatgtgtgttggtgtttatCAGCCTAATTGTGTGTGGATGCATTGTCTATCTACAATGTAACCGTTGTAAGATTAAAACTCATTAGAGCTTGATTCTCCTTCAAATAGTAAACTCGGTACAAATATTATTAAGAGAAAGTTGATTCACTGATTCTTTTTACAACAGTAATTAGAACAACATTCATTGCTTTATTGCTGTTGCAAAACTAGCTGTTTACTTTGTTGTGAAGTGGAGCTTCTAATAATGACCAGAATTATTCTTCTCTGAACGGTAACCTTTTACTGTCTTAACTCAGCACTGGAAATTATTCAGGTTCACATATATTCCTACATCAAAACGAAAAAAAATATCATGCTACTTCCGGTctttaacaaagtaaaagcacTTCCTGTTAAGTAAGCTTCTCAAATTAAACCGTGTTACAGAAGCCGCTTTAACTATATTTCTTATGGAATCAAACAAATAATCAAACAATTTACAACATACTTAAAATTGACTAAAAAATCCCTGTTTTCTTGAATTCCTCTTTGCATGTTTAGTATTAATAGAATATACTTGTGTTTGCCTGTGGAAAAGAAACGTCCTTGATCCACAAATCAAAAATGTTTGTCTTACGTTCCATATACTGCAgagtatgtttttttacagtgtgctgTACTTATAATCAGCGTGGAGGGTTTTCTCTTTCATAAAATACCTGATTCTCAAAGATCTCAAGTACACGTTTTGAGCAGCCCTCCTTGGATTGTCCAAAGTGGCACATTGTTCAGGGAGGATTAACAGTAATAGAACAATCTCACTCAATAAGCTTTGTGAAATTCAGTTATTGACAAAATGTACCTTCAGTGTTAATGAACTCTACTGAATGACTTTCTCCGGATTGTTACACCGCGCTGTCTgtatatgcaatgaatgatttCTTTAGTAGAAAACACAGCGGTAGCTTTCTTAAATGATTAATCGTGATTTTGAAGGGATCATTTTATCTCATATTTAGCGATAATGTGGAGAAATAAATACAATCTACacaataaaagtattttaatgcATCAAGAGTATCagcatcaatcaatcaatgcatCAGCGGATAAATCCACTTACAAAATCAGACTTttgcatgtgtttattgttttcaccgCCCCCTGTGATTCTACACAATGTTTTCATATTCTATTTTCTGTAGGTTGATGAACCTCTCTGTTGAAGCACAGAACGGCCACTATTTTGTCATGTCGGCTTATCGCCtcgggcttttttttcttattcattaGCTTGGACGGTTGACAACCATGTGAGCCATTGCATGGATCTCTTTGACTAAAACCTTGTAAATTAACACAATTAGTGCAGCATCATCCTGCTAATTAGCTCCTGGTGTCTGGTGTGGCGGGCGGGCAAATAGCTGGAAGGGAGTCAGAAGGGAATCCGCAGACTAACATTGCGTTTGTAATCCGCCTCTGGACAGTGGGGTTTGTTTCCTAAACCCTGTGACATAGTCTTAACGTTGTGACGGGTAAAGAATAGCGCTACAGCGCCTGATTAGCAAAGACTTGGACCACTTGgaaaatgttgttaaatataTCTCCTCGCATATGGTCTTCTTGCGTTTGGTCCGATTAGTGTCGATGTTTGCGGATCTCTGATTGTTTCGAGCCGTAAATCTCTTTAGTAGTCGACATTCTCTGAGGCCATACTACATCTTCTGATAATCCCAAGCGGAGTTAGAGAAGACAGAACTGGTAAAATCTTTTATTTGCAGATTGACTTGTGgatttacatttcatgtcatttaaacCCTCAGGGCCAAATAGAGTGGCTGAGAGACGTTGCAGAGAACAAGAAAAGAgaagcctgttttttttcccccccttccccgcctCACTCTGTGGACGAGGAAGCAGTAGGCACACTGGAAGTGGATGTAATTCATGCTGAGCTGAGGGGTTTGTGTGATGAAAGCAACAGAGCGCTGCCAAGGAAGATTGCTTTGCTGCGCTCCTCCAAGCAGATTTGAAACTGTCTCTGATGAGAGTTGGATTATAGACTGACCTGCTGTGTCTGTGTCATTCTGCTCTATGGTGGATTATGCCACGCTAAACAGGTGTTTGGTCCCACATCCTACTCATACTACACCATGCTGTGTgttctttttatgtttatttggTCATATTGGAAACATTTGGTCATGTTTTTTCCATCGTCAGACAAGCTTCttgcttttttctttgcacTTTCCGACCTTTTTTCTCCCCAACAactgtgttttattattatagaacactttaaatgttaaaacattATTGTCAATGATTACGACAAAACAACTGACTTCTTCCTTTTGCACTATATCTAGGTTTAAAGATGCAGTGGACCCCAGAGCACACACAATGGGCAGAACAACACTTTGACATCTCATCCACTACCCGCTCGCCAGCACACAAAGTAGAGGCCTATCGGGGCCACCTACAACGAACATACCAGTACGCATGGGCAAACGATGATATCTCTGCACTGACTGCTTCCAATCTGCTCAAGAAGTACGCAGAGAAGTACTCTGGGATCCTCGAGGGCCCAAATGAGAGAGCCCTGCTGTGCTCCTACTCTGATAGCACCACTGGACTCATGAATGGACGAAAGTCAGAGAATGAGTCCTGGCAGGAGGGGATTTATCCAATGAACTGTGCTCCAGATGTTATATCTGTGAGCAAAGCTGGAATGACAGCTGCCCTACCCCCTACAGATGTGTCGGCTAGTATAGGCAGCTCCCCGGGGGTGGCCAGCAGCTTGTCTGAGCCCAGCTATTCCAGCAGCAACTGTGGGAGCCACACAGCCACCACCCTCCACTCCGGCCTCCCCTCTCAGGAATACGCTGCCAGCTACAACGGCTCCTACCTGCATTCTAGCTACAGCGGCCAGAGCACCCcggccctcccctccccgcacCCGTCCCCTTTGCACAGTGCCGGGCTCTTACAACCAccgcccccgcctcctccccctgcctTAGTGCCGAGCTACAACGCGGGGTCGCCCAACCTTCCCAGCTACAGTTATCCTCCGACAGGGTATCCGTCTCAAACTTCTGTGGGCCCCGGTTATAGCCCCGGGGGAGCAACCCCTGCTTCTGCGTATCTGCCATCGGGTATCGCAGCTCCCACACCAATCCCTCCTTCGACGCTGCCCGGCTACACCTACCAGTCCCACAACCACACGCCCATTGCACCAACCCCTTTGAATGGCAGCACATCCAGCTCATTAAAACGTAAAGCTTTTTACATGAGCGGACATGGAGACATGGACTCTAGCTACGGTAGTTTCAACTACAACCAACAGCGCTCCTCACAGAGCCCGATGTACAGGATAGCGGACAGCGTCTCCGACTCGAACCGGGGCAGCGGCTTTGACAGGAACGCCGAAGCATCGTCTCTAGCGTTTAAGCCGACCAAACAGCCGATGTCCTCCGAGCAGCAAAGAAAATTCATTCTACACTCTGGCAGAGCGCTAACTCCTCCATCCTACGGATCAACCAAAAGCTCCGTGGGCAATCTCAGAACCGAGCCCTACGGCAAGTTTGGGTCCCCCGTCATGAGCGAACAAACTGAAGAGCACAGACAACACCTCTCTCACTCCCTAACGGGGCCTGACATCGGTGCAGCTACCTCGTCCATCCTCGCCGCAGAGGAGCAACTGAAGAGCAGTGATTCCAACCTGGTGGAGATGGTGACCACAGAAATCCTTCAGCAGGGCCCGCCGGTGGACTGGAGCGACATTGTGGGACTGGATGTGGCCAAAGCTGCCATCAAGGAGGAGATACTATGGCCCATTTTAAGGCCAGATATGTTTAGTGGACTCACCGCATTACCTCGCAGCCTCCTCTTGTTCGGACCTCAGGGAACTGGCAGAACTCTGCTCGCTAACTGTATGGCCAGCCAACTGGGGGCTGCCTTCTTGCAACTCAGCAGCTCCGCTCTGGTCACCAAGTGGCTCGGCGAGGGGGACAAGATCATTCAAGCTTCTTTCCTGGTCGCCCGGTGCCGCCAGCCAGCGGTGGTGTTCATCAAAGAGGTGgacctgctgctgtcagacCAGCTGAGTGAGGAGAGCCCAGTGAATCGCCTCAAGGCCGAGCTCCTCATGCAGCTCGACAGCATTCTGACCTCCGCTGAGGACCACGTCCTCGTGGTGTGCTCCACCAATAAGCCTGAGGAGATCCCAGAGTCCCTACGGAGGTACTTTGCCAAGCGACTGCTCATCCCTTTGCCCGATGGGACAGCACGACACCAGATAATCACCCAACTGCTCTCACAGCACAACTACTGTCTTAGTGACAAAGAGATGTCACTACTGGTTCAGAGGACCGAGGGCTTTTCTGGACTGGATGTGGCTCAGCTGTGTCAACAGGCCGCGGTAGGTCCTCTCCATGGCATTCCTGGTACTGACCTGTCGGCCCTCCACCCCACTCAGATGAGACCGGTCGCCTACCAGGACTTTGACAGCGTGTTTTGCAAATTCGAGCCCAGCATATCACAAAAAGAACTCGATGTGTACACTGAGTGGAATAAAATGTTTGGTTGTAGtcaatgaaaaggacaactcaAACGCTTTTTCTTTGAATCCAGTAGTTCAATGCAAAAAGGTGTTT harbors:
- the fign gene encoding fidgetin isoform X2, whose protein sequence is MQWTPEHTQWAEQHFDISSTTRSPAHKVEAYRGHLQRTYQYAWANDDISALTASNLLKKYAEKYSGILEGPNERALLCSYSDSTTGLMNGRKSENESWQEGIYPMNCAPDVISVSKAGMTAALPPTDVSASIGSSPGVASSLSEPSYSSSNCGSHTATTLHSGLPSQEYAASYNGSYLHSSYSGQSTPALPSPHPSPLHSAGLLQPPPPPPPPALVPSYNAGSPNLPSYSYPPTGYPSQTSVGPGYSPGGATPASAYLPSGIAAPTPIPPSTLPGYTYQSHNHTPIAPTPLNGSTSSSLKRKAFYMSGHGDMDSSYGSFNYNQQRSSQSPMYRIADSVSDSNRGSGFDRNAEASSLAFKPTKQPMSSEQQRKFILHSGRALTPPSYGSTKSSVGNLRTEPYGKFGSPVMSEQTEEHRQHLSHSLTGPDIGAATSSILAAEEQLKSSDSNLVEMVTTEILQQGPPVDWSDIVGLDVAKAAIKEEILWPILRPDMFSGLTALPRSLLLFGPQGTGRTLLANCMASQLGAAFLQLSSSALVTKWLGEGDKIIQASFLVARCRQPAVVFIKEVDLLLSDQLSEESPVNRLKAELLMQLDSILTSAEDHVLVVCSTNKPEEIPESLRRYFAKRLLIPLPDGTARHQIITQLLSQHNYCLSDKEMSLLVQRTEGFSGLDVAQLCQQAAVGPLHGIPGTDLSALHPTQMRPVAYQDFDSVFCKFEPSISQKELDVYTEWNKMFGCSQ
- the fign gene encoding fidgetin isoform X1, which codes for MITSTSIYGLKMQWTPEHTQWAEQHFDISSTTRSPAHKVEAYRGHLQRTYQYAWANDDISALTASNLLKKYAEKYSGILEGPNERALLCSYSDSTTGLMNGRKSENESWQEGIYPMNCAPDVISVSKAGMTAALPPTDVSASIGSSPGVASSLSEPSYSSSNCGSHTATTLHSGLPSQEYAASYNGSYLHSSYSGQSTPALPSPHPSPLHSAGLLQPPPPPPPPALVPSYNAGSPNLPSYSYPPTGYPSQTSVGPGYSPGGATPASAYLPSGIAAPTPIPPSTLPGYTYQSHNHTPIAPTPLNGSTSSSLKRKAFYMSGHGDMDSSYGSFNYNQQRSSQSPMYRIADSVSDSNRGSGFDRNAEASSLAFKPTKQPMSSEQQRKFILHSGRALTPPSYGSTKSSVGNLRTEPYGKFGSPVMSEQTEEHRQHLSHSLTGPDIGAATSSILAAEEQLKSSDSNLVEMVTTEILQQGPPVDWSDIVGLDVAKAAIKEEILWPILRPDMFSGLTALPRSLLLFGPQGTGRTLLANCMASQLGAAFLQLSSSALVTKWLGEGDKIIQASFLVARCRQPAVVFIKEVDLLLSDQLSEESPVNRLKAELLMQLDSILTSAEDHVLVVCSTNKPEEIPESLRRYFAKRLLIPLPDGTARHQIITQLLSQHNYCLSDKEMSLLVQRTEGFSGLDVAQLCQQAAVGPLHGIPGTDLSALHPTQMRPVAYQDFDSVFCKFEPSISQKELDVYTEWNKMFGCSQ